From Woronichinia naegeliana WA131, the proteins below share one genomic window:
- a CDS encoding BrnT family toxin: protein MRGISVFKSGNDLELAFEWDKQKAKANQRKHSIAFEEASTAFDDPLAVNFDDPDHSSGENRYLIIGLSDQGKFLFVSYTDRNHKIRLISARLVTPKERRSYERENPK from the coding sequence ATGCGGGGTATTTCAGTTTTCAAAAGTGGCAATGACTTGGAACTAGCATTTGAATGGGATAAACAGAAAGCAAAAGCAAATCAAAGAAAACATAGCATTGCTTTTGAAGAAGCATCCACCGCATTTGATGATCCCTTAGCTGTAAATTTCGATGATCCTGACCATTCTTCAGGGGAAAATCGCTATCTTATAATAGGTTTATCAGACCAAGGTAAATTTCTATTTGTTTCTTATACGGATCGTAATCATAAAATTCGTTTAATTAGTGCAAGATTAGTTACCCCCAAAGAAAGGAGATCTTATGAACGAGAAAATCCAAAATGA
- a CDS encoding type II toxin-antitoxin system RelE/ParE family toxin, which produces MIKPVKPKTLTVYQDADGNEPFTNWLNSLRDVQGRKRISARLRRLEQGNYGDCEPICEGLSELRMFFSPGYRVYFGEEGDNIVLLLCGGDKSSQTQDIEAAKAYWKEHLNHA; this is translated from the coding sequence ATGATTAAACCCGTAAAGCCAAAAACTTTAACCGTTTATCAGGATGCAGATGGAAACGAGCCATTCACAAACTGGCTTAATAGCTTACGTGATGTTCAGGGGCGTAAGAGGATCAGTGCCAGATTAAGACGGCTAGAGCAGGGGAATTACGGAGATTGTGAACCAATCTGTGAAGGACTTTCAGAATTACGAATGTTCTTTAGTCCAGGCTACCGTGTATATTTCGGGGAAGAGGGTGACAACATTGTGCTTTTGCTGTGTGGCGGCGACAAAAGTAGCCAAACACAGGATATTGAAGCAGCTAAAGCTTATTGGAAGGAGCATCTAAATCATGCGTAA
- a CDS encoding addiction module antidote protein → MRKYRTFDQVEEEYYREHPEEIDSFLTVTFEEYAKDNDTGALLSALCMISRVKAVTAEAAGMSQKKLRKVLSEQGKPLFENVNAILHTMGYQLVPQALTMDVRD, encoded by the coding sequence ATGCGTAAATACAGAACATTTGACCAAGTTGAAGAAGAATACTACCGCGAACATCCAGAAGAAATTGATAGTTTTCTAACTGTTACCTTTGAGGAATATGCAAAGGACAATGATACAGGTGCTTTATTGTCCGCATTGTGTATGATTAGCCGTGTCAAAGCAGTTACAGCAGAAGCCGCAGGGATGAGTCAGAAAAAACTACGCAAAGTATTGTCAGAGCAGGGAAAACCACTTTTTGAGAATGTAAACGCGATTCTACATACTATGGGCTATCAGCTTGTTCCCCAAGCTTTGACTATGGATGTCAGAGACTAA
- a CDS encoding DUF3782 domain-containing protein, translating to MATTADDVWRLLAELATSQSELTAAQKETDLQLKEVSQAQKATDRQLKELGKQIGGLGSKFGSFTEGLALPSMEKILRQRFGMKVVSPSVRASEDGKHIEIDVLAYTNGNLNTAYIVEVKSHAREDSITQLKSILQRFRTFFPEHKDKQLYGILAAVDMSPELREKTLQEGFYVARIHDQVFELDTPENFQPQSY from the coding sequence ATGGCAACCACCGCAGACGATGTATGGCGACTCCTCGCCGAATTGGCCACCAGTCAATCTGAGTTAACGGCGGCTCAAAAGGAAACTGACCTACAACTGAAGGAAGTTAGTCAGGCTCAGAAGGCGACTGACCGCCAACTCAAAGAATTAGGTAAGCAAATTGGGGGACTCGGTTCAAAATTTGGCAGCTTTACCGAAGGTCTTGCTCTTCCTTCAATGGAAAAGATTCTCAGACAACGGTTTGGAATGAAGGTCGTCAGTCCCAGTGTACGAGCCAGCGAAGATGGAAAGCATATAGAAATTGATGTCCTCGCCTATACCAATGGCAATTTGAATACTGCCTATATTGTGGAAGTTAAAAGTCATGCAAGAGAGGACTCTATTACTCAATTAAAAAGTATTTTGCAACGTTTTCGTACCTTTTTCCCTGAACACAAAGATAAACAACTCTATGGTATTTTAGCGGCGGTTGATATGTCCCCTGAATTACGCGAAAAAACTCTACAAGAAGGATTTTATGTTGCTCGTATTCACGACCAAGTTTTTGAACTGGATACTCCTGAAAATTTTCAACCTCAAAGTTATTAG
- a CDS encoding DUF3782 domain-containing protein, whose amino-acid sequence MATTADDVWRLLAELATSQSELTAAQKETDLQLKEVSQAQKATDRQLKELGKQIGGLGSKFGSFTEGLALPAMEKILRQRFGMKVVSPSVRASEDGKHIEIDVLAYTNGNLNTAYIVEVKSHVKEDSITQLKSILQRFRTFFPEHKDKQLYGILAAVDMSPELREKTLQEGFYVARIHDQVFELDTPENFQPQSY is encoded by the coding sequence ATGGCAACCACCGCAGACGATGTATGGCGACTCCTCGCCGAATTGGCCACCAGTCAATCTGAGTTAACGGCGGCTCAAAAGGAAACTGACCTACAACTGAAGGAAGTTAGTCAGGCTCAGAAGGCGACTGACCGCCAACTCAAAGAATTAGGTAAGCAAATTGGGGGACTCGGTTCAAAATTTGGCAGTTTTACCGAAGGTCTTGCTCTTCCTGCAATGGAAAAGATTCTCAGACAACGGTTTGGAATGAAGGTTGTCAGTCCCAGTGTACGGGCCAGCGAAGATGGAAAGCATATAGAAATTGATGTCCTCGCCTATACCAATGGTAATCTGAATACTGCCTATATTGTGGAGGTTAAAAGTCATGTAAAAGAGGACTCTATTACCCAATTAAAAAGTATTTTGCAACGTTTTCGTACCTTTTTCCCTGAACACAAAGATAAACAACTCTATGGTATTTTAGCGGCTGTTGATATGTCTCCTGAATTACGCGAAAAAACTCTACAAGAAGGATTTTATGTTGCTCGTATTCACGACCAAGTTTTTGAACTGGATACTCCTGAAAATTTTCAACCTCAAAGTTATTAG